A single Sorex araneus isolate mSorAra2 chromosome 8, mSorAra2.pri, whole genome shotgun sequence DNA region contains:
- the ZNF329 gene encoding zinc finger protein 329 isoform X2 — MTAQDLPQEEISCHKTMEGFKGEGLHFSILGESWDCKNQEGHLKQSVLSQEKSGTQKAICEYPGFGEHFIANSDLATNGFHIYNSDIKSLDCDPVLHNCQKSYTSKRTGDSDNCGKAFSYSMGVNQLGRNQMREKCCKYTESVESFHFAPLGEQKTNKGGRRLFKDKDFGNIFSLSSSLNGNRRNHSGEKLHKCTECGKCFKRNSSLTLHHRTHTGEKPYTCNECGKSFSKNYNLVVHQRIHTGEKPYKCSKCEKAFSDGSALTQHQRIHTGEKPYECLECGKTFNRNSSLILHQRTHTGEKPYRCNECGKPFTDISHLTVHLRIHTGEKPYECSKCGKAFRDGSYLTQHERTHTGEKPFECVECGKSFNRNSHLIVHQKIHSGEKPYECKECGKTFIESAYLIRHQRIHTSEKPYGCNQCQKLFRNIAGLIRHQRTHTGEKPYECNQCGKSFRDSSCLNKHQRIHTKETLYRCSECGKSFKQNSHLAVHQTLHTREGSSHCLQCGKTFQRNSSLIRHQRVHLGEQPTKT, encoded by the coding sequence ATGACAGCTCAAGATCTTCCTCAGGAAGAAATTTCTTGTCACAAGACAATGGAAGGATTTAAGGGAGAGGGTTTACATTTCTCTATTCTAGGTGAGAGCTGGGACTGTAAGAACCAGGAGGGACATTTGAAGCAATCAGTTTTAAGTCAGGAGAAATCAGGGACTCAGAAAGCCATTTGTGAATATCCTGGATTTGGGGAGCATTTCATTGCAAACTCAGACCTTGCAACAAATGGTTTCCATATATATAACTCAGATATCAAAAGTTTGGATTGTGACCCAGTCTTGCACAATTGTCAGAAAAGTTACACATCTAAGAGAACTGGTGACAGTGACAACTGTGGAAAAGCCTTCAGCTATTCTATGGGAGTTAATCAACTTGGAAGAAATCAAATGAGAGAGAAATGTTGTAAATACACGGAAAGTGTTGAATCTTTCCATTTTGCCCCTCTTGGtgagcaaaaaacaaataaaggaggGAGGAGATTGTTTAAAGATAAGGATTTTGGGAATATCTTTAGTCTTAGTTCATCTCTTAATGGAAATAGGAGGAATCACTCTGGAGAGAAATTACATAAATGTACTGAATGTGGCAAGTGTTTCAAACGGAATTCTTCCCTTACTTTACATCACCGAactcacactggagagaaaccttatacCTGTAATGAGTGTGGAAAATCCTTCTCCAAGAACTACAATCTGGTTGTACATCAAAGAATTCATACAGGAGAGAAGCCCTATAAATGCAGTAAATGTGAGAAAGCCTTTAGTGATGGGTCTGCTCTGACACAGCACCAGAGAATTCACACTGGGGAGAAACCTTATGAATGTCTAGAATGTGGAAAAACGTTTAACCGAAATTCATCCCTGATTTTGCATCAAAGAACTCATACAGGGGAAAAACCATATAGATGTAATGAGTGTGGGAAACCTTTCACTGATATATCTCACCTCACAGTGCATCTCAGGATCCATACTGGGGAGAAACCTTATGAATGTAGCAAATGTGGCAAAGCTTTTCGAGATGGTTCATACCTCACCCAGCATGAGAGGAcgcatactggagagaagcccttTGAATGTGTGGAGTGCGGTAAATCCTTCAACCGTAACTCTCACCTCATCGTGCATCAAAAAATCCATTCTGGAGAGAAGCCCTATGagtgtaaggaatgtgggaaaaCTTTTATTGAGAGTGCTTACCTTATCAGGCACCAGAGAATTCATACCAGTGAGAAGCCCTATGGTTGTAACCAGTGTCAGAAACTTTTTAGGAATATCGCTGGCCTAATCCGGCACCAGAGAACTCATACTGGTGAGAAGCCTTACGAGTGTAATCAATGTGGCAAATCTTTCAGGGACAGCTCCTGTCTCAACAAGCACCAGAGAATTCACACCAAGGAGACCCTTTATCGATGTTCAGAATGCGGCAAATCCTTCAAGCAGAACTCTCATCTGGCAGTTCATCAGACACTCCATACCAGGGAAGGTTCCAGCCACTGTCTCCAGTGCGGAAAAACATTCCAAAGGAATTCATCCCTCATCCGACATCAAAGAGTACACCTTGGCGAACAACCCACAAAAACATAA
- the ZNF329 gene encoding zinc finger protein 329 isoform X1, translating to MGFQDRTQMGHVQGDTRLIMTAQDLPQEEISCHKTMEGFKGEGLHFSILGESWDCKNQEGHLKQSVLSQEKSGTQKAICEYPGFGEHFIANSDLATNGFHIYNSDIKSLDCDPVLHNCQKSYTSKRTGDSDNCGKAFSYSMGVNQLGRNQMREKCCKYTESVESFHFAPLGEQKTNKGGRRLFKDKDFGNIFSLSSSLNGNRRNHSGEKLHKCTECGKCFKRNSSLTLHHRTHTGEKPYTCNECGKSFSKNYNLVVHQRIHTGEKPYKCSKCEKAFSDGSALTQHQRIHTGEKPYECLECGKTFNRNSSLILHQRTHTGEKPYRCNECGKPFTDISHLTVHLRIHTGEKPYECSKCGKAFRDGSYLTQHERTHTGEKPFECVECGKSFNRNSHLIVHQKIHSGEKPYECKECGKTFIESAYLIRHQRIHTSEKPYGCNQCQKLFRNIAGLIRHQRTHTGEKPYECNQCGKSFRDSSCLNKHQRIHTKETLYRCSECGKSFKQNSHLAVHQTLHTREGSSHCLQCGKTFQRNSSLIRHQRVHLGEQPTKT from the coding sequence GGGATACTAGATTGATTATGACAGCTCAAGATCTTCCTCAGGAAGAAATTTCTTGTCACAAGACAATGGAAGGATTTAAGGGAGAGGGTTTACATTTCTCTATTCTAGGTGAGAGCTGGGACTGTAAGAACCAGGAGGGACATTTGAAGCAATCAGTTTTAAGTCAGGAGAAATCAGGGACTCAGAAAGCCATTTGTGAATATCCTGGATTTGGGGAGCATTTCATTGCAAACTCAGACCTTGCAACAAATGGTTTCCATATATATAACTCAGATATCAAAAGTTTGGATTGTGACCCAGTCTTGCACAATTGTCAGAAAAGTTACACATCTAAGAGAACTGGTGACAGTGACAACTGTGGAAAAGCCTTCAGCTATTCTATGGGAGTTAATCAACTTGGAAGAAATCAAATGAGAGAGAAATGTTGTAAATACACGGAAAGTGTTGAATCTTTCCATTTTGCCCCTCTTGGtgagcaaaaaacaaataaaggaggGAGGAGATTGTTTAAAGATAAGGATTTTGGGAATATCTTTAGTCTTAGTTCATCTCTTAATGGAAATAGGAGGAATCACTCTGGAGAGAAATTACATAAATGTACTGAATGTGGCAAGTGTTTCAAACGGAATTCTTCCCTTACTTTACATCACCGAactcacactggagagaaaccttatacCTGTAATGAGTGTGGAAAATCCTTCTCCAAGAACTACAATCTGGTTGTACATCAAAGAATTCATACAGGAGAGAAGCCCTATAAATGCAGTAAATGTGAGAAAGCCTTTAGTGATGGGTCTGCTCTGACACAGCACCAGAGAATTCACACTGGGGAGAAACCTTATGAATGTCTAGAATGTGGAAAAACGTTTAACCGAAATTCATCCCTGATTTTGCATCAAAGAACTCATACAGGGGAAAAACCATATAGATGTAATGAGTGTGGGAAACCTTTCACTGATATATCTCACCTCACAGTGCATCTCAGGATCCATACTGGGGAGAAACCTTATGAATGTAGCAAATGTGGCAAAGCTTTTCGAGATGGTTCATACCTCACCCAGCATGAGAGGAcgcatactggagagaagcccttTGAATGTGTGGAGTGCGGTAAATCCTTCAACCGTAACTCTCACCTCATCGTGCATCAAAAAATCCATTCTGGAGAGAAGCCCTATGagtgtaaggaatgtgggaaaaCTTTTATTGAGAGTGCTTACCTTATCAGGCACCAGAGAATTCATACCAGTGAGAAGCCCTATGGTTGTAACCAGTGTCAGAAACTTTTTAGGAATATCGCTGGCCTAATCCGGCACCAGAGAACTCATACTGGTGAGAAGCCTTACGAGTGTAATCAATGTGGCAAATCTTTCAGGGACAGCTCCTGTCTCAACAAGCACCAGAGAATTCACACCAAGGAGACCCTTTATCGATGTTCAGAATGCGGCAAATCCTTCAAGCAGAACTCTCATCTGGCAGTTCATCAGACACTCCATACCAGGGAAGGTTCCAGCCACTGTCTCCAGTGCGGAAAAACATTCCAAAGGAATTCATCCCTCATCCGACATCAAAGAGTACACCTTGGCGAACAACCCACAAAAACATAA